A stretch of the Amycolatopsis sp. BJA-103 genome encodes the following:
- the ispG gene encoding flavodoxin-dependent (E)-4-hydroxy-3-methylbut-2-enyl-diphosphate synthase yields the protein MTVALGMPALPPPVLSERRKTRQLQVGPVGVGSEHPISVQSMTTTLTSDVNATLQQIAELTAAGCDIVRVACPSADDAEALSAIARKSQIPVIADIHFQPKYVFAAIEAGCAAVRVNPGNIRKFDDQVKEIARAAKDHGTPIRIGVNAGSLDKRIMDKYGKATPEALAESALWEASLFAEHDFYDVKISVKHNDPVVMVRAYEILAEQCDYPLHLGVTEAGPAFQGTIKSAVAFGALLRQGIGDTIRVSLSAPPVEEVKVGIQILQSLNLKERKLEIVSCPSCGRAQVDVYTLAEQVTAGLEGMEIPLRVAVMGCVVNGPGEAREADLGVASGNGKGQIFVKGEVIKTVPEHAIVETLIEEAMRIAEESGETIGEGEPTVTVG from the coding sequence GTGACTGTCGCTCTAGGTATGCCAGCGCTTCCTCCTCCCGTCCTCTCCGAGCGTCGCAAGACCCGACAGCTGCAGGTCGGGCCGGTCGGCGTCGGGAGCGAGCACCCGATTTCGGTGCAGTCGATGACCACCACCCTCACCTCCGACGTCAACGCGACCCTGCAGCAGATCGCGGAGCTGACCGCTGCGGGCTGTGACATCGTGCGCGTCGCGTGCCCGTCCGCGGACGACGCCGAGGCGCTGTCCGCGATCGCCCGGAAGTCTCAGATCCCGGTGATCGCGGACATCCACTTCCAGCCCAAGTACGTCTTCGCCGCGATCGAAGCGGGCTGCGCGGCGGTCCGGGTGAACCCGGGCAACATCCGCAAGTTCGACGACCAGGTCAAGGAGATCGCGCGGGCCGCGAAGGACCACGGCACCCCGATCCGGATCGGCGTCAACGCGGGTTCGCTCGACAAGCGGATCATGGACAAGTACGGCAAGGCGACCCCGGAGGCGCTGGCCGAGTCGGCGCTGTGGGAGGCGTCGCTGTTCGCCGAGCACGACTTCTACGACGTCAAGATCTCCGTGAAGCACAACGACCCGGTGGTCATGGTGCGCGCGTACGAGATCCTCGCCGAGCAGTGCGACTACCCGCTGCACCTCGGCGTCACCGAGGCCGGCCCGGCGTTCCAGGGCACCATCAAGTCGGCCGTGGCGTTCGGCGCGCTGCTGCGCCAGGGCATCGGCGACACCATCCGCGTCTCGCTGTCCGCGCCGCCGGTGGAAGAGGTCAAGGTCGGGATCCAGATCCTGCAGTCGCTGAACCTCAAGGAGCGCAAGCTCGAGATCGTCTCCTGCCCCTCGTGCGGCCGTGCGCAGGTGGACGTCTACACGCTCGCCGAGCAGGTCACCGCCGGGCTCGAGGGCATGGAAATCCCGCTGCGCGTCGCGGTCATGGGCTGTGTCGTCAACGGCCCGGGTGAGGCGCGCGAGGCCGACCTCGGCGTCGCTTCGGGCAATGGCAAGGGCCAGATCTTCGTCAAGGGCGAGGTCATCAAGACCGTGCCCGAGCACGCGATCGTCGAGACGCTGATCGAAGAGGCCATGCGGATCGCCGAGGAGTCGGGCGAGACCATCGGCGAGGGAGAGCCCACCGTCACCGTCGGCTGA
- a CDS encoding GNAT family N-acetyltransferase encodes MLRLAGARLLDDRDYPAVRAALAADPVGSCMVSARVETAGLDPWRLGGELWAADSRPVRAGRLQGLCFSGPNLIPLRGNASALRSFADRALRRQRSCSSLVGPAEQVLGLWDELEPEWGPAREVRHDQPLMALDGVPHVAADPLVRAVRPEELDRYLPAAIAMFIEEVGVDPRNGDGGAGYRARVAELIAGGRAFARFEDGEVVFKAEIGAMSSTVGQIQGVWVHPERRSGGLGTAGTASVVTRLVRGMGRTASLYVNAYNSPALAAYRKIGFQQVGQYATVLF; translated from the coding sequence GTGTTGCGGCTTGCAGGTGCACGGCTGCTCGATGATCGGGACTATCCGGCGGTCCGTGCCGCGCTCGCCGCAGACCCGGTCGGCAGCTGCATGGTCAGTGCCAGGGTGGAGACCGCGGGTCTCGACCCCTGGCGGCTGGGTGGTGAGCTCTGGGCCGCCGATTCCCGTCCGGTTCGCGCGGGCAGGCTCCAGGGGCTCTGCTTCTCCGGGCCGAATCTGATCCCGTTGCGCGGCAACGCCTCCGCCTTGCGCTCCTTCGCCGATCGCGCCCTGCGCCGCCAGCGGAGCTGTTCGTCACTGGTCGGCCCGGCCGAGCAGGTGCTCGGGCTGTGGGACGAACTCGAGCCGGAATGGGGCCCCGCCCGCGAAGTCCGGCACGACCAGCCCTTGATGGCGCTCGACGGCGTCCCGCACGTGGCCGCCGACCCGTTGGTCCGTGCCGTGCGCCCGGAAGAACTGGACCGCTACCTCCCGGCCGCGATCGCCATGTTCATCGAGGAGGTCGGCGTCGACCCCCGCAACGGCGACGGCGGCGCCGGGTATCGCGCCCGGGTCGCGGAACTGATCGCCGGCGGCCGCGCCTTCGCGCGGTTCGAGGACGGCGAGGTCGTCTTCAAGGCCGAGATCGGCGCGATGTCCTCCACGGTCGGCCAGATCCAGGGCGTCTGGGTGCATCCGGAACGGCGGAGCGGCGGCCTCGGCACCGCCGGGACGGCGTCCGTCGTGACCAGGCTCGTCCGCGGGATGGGGCGCACCGCGAGCCTGTACGTCAACGCCTACAACAGCCCGGCGCTCGCCGCCTATCGCAAGATCGGCTTCCAGCAGGTCGGGCAGTACGCGACGGTTCTCTTTTAG
- a CDS encoding DUF2631 domain-containing protein encodes MASKAVEKRGRVGVDTVDPHDEPSAEWGWHGSFPKATRIAGWLSAIILLVMLYGNHHGWTENLWLIGLSLALVFGLVMDIRKQRTAWRK; translated from the coding sequence GTGGCGAGCAAGGCGGTCGAAAAGCGCGGCCGGGTGGGCGTCGACACCGTTGACCCCCACGACGAGCCGTCGGCCGAGTGGGGCTGGCACGGTTCCTTCCCGAAGGCGACGCGGATCGCGGGCTGGCTGAGCGCGATCATCCTGCTGGTGATGCTGTACGGCAACCACCACGGCTGGACCGAGAACCTGTGGCTGATCGGCCTGTCGCTGGCGCTGGTGTTCGGTCTCGTGATGGACATCCGCAAGCAGCGCACGGCCTGGCGCAAGTAG
- the map gene encoding type I methionyl aminopeptidase, whose amino-acid sequence MSVRSPLKPGVQTPRRVVPASIARPEYVDRPAPKRDTGNGVRTPEVIEAMRVASRIAAQALEEGGKAVKPGATTDDIDKVIHEFLLDNHAYPSTLGYRAFPKSCCTSLNEVICHGIPDSTVIEDGDICNIDVTAFIGSVHGDTNATFLAGDVSEEARLLVERTREATMRAIKAVRPGRQLNVIGRVIEAYAKRFDYGVVRDFTGHGVGPAFHTAPTVLHYEEPSVDTVIEQGMTFTIEPMITLGTIDYDIWADDWTVTTKDKKWTAQFEHTLVVTEDGAEILTLP is encoded by the coding sequence ATGTCCGTTCGTTCCCCCTTGAAGCCCGGTGTCCAGACGCCGAGGCGAGTCGTCCCCGCCAGCATCGCCCGCCCCGAGTACGTCGACCGGCCGGCGCCGAAACGCGACACGGGCAACGGGGTCCGCACGCCCGAGGTGATCGAGGCGATGCGCGTCGCCAGCCGGATCGCGGCGCAGGCGCTCGAGGAGGGCGGCAAGGCCGTCAAACCCGGTGCGACCACCGACGACATCGACAAGGTGATCCACGAGTTCCTGCTGGACAACCACGCGTATCCGTCCACCCTCGGCTACCGCGCCTTCCCGAAGTCGTGCTGCACCTCGCTCAACGAGGTGATCTGCCACGGCATCCCGGATTCGACGGTGATCGAGGACGGCGACATCTGCAACATCGACGTCACCGCGTTCATCGGCAGCGTCCACGGCGACACCAACGCGACGTTCCTGGCGGGTGACGTCTCCGAGGAGGCGCGGCTGCTGGTCGAGCGCACGCGTGAGGCGACCATGCGCGCCATCAAGGCCGTGCGACCCGGCAGGCAGCTCAACGTGATCGGCCGTGTCATCGAGGCGTACGCGAAGCGGTTCGACTACGGCGTCGTGCGCGACTTCACCGGCCACGGCGTCGGCCCGGCGTTCCACACGGCGCCGACCGTGCTGCACTACGAGGAGCCGTCGGTCGACACGGTCATCGAGCAGGGCATGACCTTCACGATCGAGCCGATGATCACCCTCGGCACCATCGACTACGACATCTGGGCCGACGACTGGACCGTCACCACCAAGGACAAGAAATGGACCGCCCAATTCGAGCACACCCTCGTGGTGACCGAAGACGGCGCCGAGATCCTCACGCTGCCCTGA
- a CDS encoding M50 family metallopeptidase, producing MWFILGIVLFALGICLSVALHEAGHMWAAKAFGMKVRRYFIGFGPTIFSFRRGETEYGLKWIPLGGFCDIAGMTALDEVTPEESKRAMWRFKTWKRTVVMSAGSAMHFILGFIILYLMAVTMGLPNPAAQAAPTEAVISATSCARAATTVEQLNDTTCPPGAPTPAKTAGLLAGDKVLSVAGKPVKTWRDMLAAVQVASGPTPFVVERNGQQVNLTVDVPRVQRLVADGSNNTTVKDVGMIGASPIQNTAPPMLTYGPVDAIGGTLSFTGTMFSETAKRLIEFPSRIPAVVESIFGGERDPNTPVSVVGASRIGGEAAERGLWEIFVLLLASLNFFIGVFNLLPLLPLDGGHIAVVWYERVRDWFRKLRGKSAGGPVDYTKLSAVTMVLVFIGGAVTLLTVTADIVNPVKLFQ from the coding sequence GTGTGGTTCATTCTCGGGATCGTGCTGTTCGCGCTGGGGATCTGCCTCTCCGTCGCGTTGCACGAAGCAGGCCACATGTGGGCGGCCAAGGCCTTCGGCATGAAGGTCCGGCGCTACTTCATCGGCTTCGGGCCGACGATCTTCTCCTTCCGCCGAGGTGAGACCGAGTACGGCCTCAAGTGGATCCCGCTCGGCGGGTTCTGCGACATCGCCGGGATGACCGCGCTCGACGAGGTCACCCCGGAGGAGTCGAAGCGCGCGATGTGGCGCTTCAAGACCTGGAAGCGCACCGTCGTCATGTCGGCGGGCTCGGCGATGCACTTCATCCTCGGGTTCATCATCCTGTACCTGATGGCCGTCACCATGGGCCTGCCGAACCCGGCCGCGCAGGCCGCTCCCACCGAGGCGGTGATCAGCGCCACGTCGTGTGCCCGCGCGGCCACCACCGTGGAGCAGCTGAACGACACGACCTGCCCGCCCGGCGCCCCGACCCCCGCGAAGACCGCCGGCCTCCTGGCGGGCGACAAGGTCCTGTCCGTCGCGGGCAAGCCGGTGAAGACCTGGCGCGACATGCTGGCCGCCGTCCAGGTCGCCAGCGGCCCGACGCCGTTCGTGGTCGAGCGGAACGGACAGCAGGTGAACCTGACCGTCGACGTGCCGCGGGTGCAGCGGCTGGTCGCCGACGGCTCCAACAACACCACGGTCAAGGACGTCGGCATGATCGGCGCCTCGCCGATCCAGAACACCGCGCCGCCGATGCTGACCTACGGCCCCGTCGACGCGATCGGCGGGACGCTCAGCTTCACCGGCACGATGTTCTCCGAGACCGCCAAGCGGCTGATCGAGTTCCCGTCGCGGATCCCCGCGGTCGTGGAGTCCATCTTCGGCGGCGAGCGTGACCCGAACACCCCGGTCAGCGTGGTCGGTGCCAGCCGGATCGGTGGCGAGGCCGCCGAGCGCGGTCTGTGGGAGATCTTCGTCCTCCTGCTGGCGAGCCTGAACTTCTTCATCGGCGTGTTCAACCTGCTGCCGCTGCTCCCGCTCGACGGCGGGCACATCGCGGTGGTCTGGTACGAGCGCGTCCGGGACTGGTTCCGGAAACTGCGCGGGAAGTCGGCGGGCGGACCGGTCGACTACACGAAGCTTTCCGCGGTCACGATGGTGCTCGTCTTCATCGGCGGGGCGGTGACTCTGCTCACCGTCACCGCCGACATCGTGAACCCGGTCAAGCTGTTCCAGTGA
- a CDS encoding penicillin-binding transpeptidase domain-containing protein: MPARRRFAVVMLAGVVGLSASGCGLFADSGPDDAISGFLGGLSSGDVSAAAFFTDSPDAARASLEMTRKALSPESIKVADTKVQHASGADNGTATYQLTWNLPRGRAWTYKADAQVHSTQDGWKVRWLPTVLHPQLAAQQSITLKSEPPDLAPVLDRDGMPLLRPQTVVGVVLDPAKAGDLTAVSDKLGAVLGRFDASVTGQSIRDGVKALKPGSGYPVISLRANDYQQVKPEIYDLPGVRFGQQDRLLPDDKNFGKQVLPVVRTLVEDQVEGSAGWRVVTLDTGGGEIIDLHNEQPKPAPAVVSTLSVKAQGSAERALAPVPTASALVAIQPSTGELLAVAQNAPADPQGAISLTGRFPPGSTFKMATALAALSAGSVQASSPVDCPGTATFENRTVPNEGKFALGVVPLSTAFAKSCNTTFAKLSTELPPAALTDAARDLGIGADFVIPGLTTITGSAPPANTVAQRAENGFGQGTVVTSPFGMAVAAATVQAGKIPVPTLVRGLAATSSGLGKPIRPEVLDALRGMMREVVTDGTATLLKPLPEVRGKTGTAQFGDGTHAHGWFVGYTGDLAFAVLTTDAGTSRPAVEAAQRFLAGLG; this comes from the coding sequence ATGCCAGCACGTCGTCGTTTCGCCGTCGTCATGCTCGCGGGGGTGGTGGGGCTTTCGGCGTCCGGCTGCGGACTCTTCGCCGATTCCGGTCCCGATGACGCGATCTCGGGTTTCCTCGGCGGGCTCTCCTCCGGTGACGTCTCCGCCGCGGCGTTCTTCACCGATTCGCCGGACGCCGCGCGCGCGTCACTGGAGATGACGCGGAAGGCGCTTTCCCCCGAGTCGATCAAGGTCGCGGACACGAAGGTCCAGCACGCGTCCGGGGCGGACAACGGGACGGCGACCTATCAGCTCACCTGGAACCTCCCGCGCGGCCGCGCCTGGACGTACAAGGCCGACGCGCAGGTCCATTCCACTCAGGACGGCTGGAAGGTGCGCTGGCTGCCGACCGTGCTCCATCCGCAGCTGGCCGCGCAGCAGAGCATCACGCTGAAATCCGAGCCGCCGGACCTCGCGCCGGTGCTGGACCGCGACGGAATGCCGCTGCTGCGCCCGCAGACCGTCGTCGGCGTGGTGCTCGACCCGGCGAAGGCCGGGGACCTGACGGCCGTCTCCGACAAACTCGGCGCGGTCCTCGGCCGATTCGACGCCTCGGTGACCGGCCAGTCGATCCGCGACGGGGTGAAGGCGCTCAAGCCGGGATCCGGCTATCCGGTGATCAGCCTGCGCGCGAACGACTACCAACAGGTGAAACCCGAGATCTACGACCTGCCCGGCGTCCGGTTCGGCCAGCAGGACAGGCTGCTGCCCGACGACAAGAACTTCGGCAAGCAGGTGCTGCCCGTCGTCCGCACGCTCGTCGAGGATCAGGTGGAGGGCTCGGCGGGCTGGCGCGTCGTCACGCTCGACACGGGCGGCGGCGAGATCATCGACCTGCACAACGAACAGCCCAAACCGGCCCCCGCGGTCGTCAGCACGCTCAGCGTGAAGGCGCAGGGTTCGGCCGAGCGGGCGCTCGCCCCGGTCCCGACGGCTTCCGCGCTCGTCGCGATCCAGCCGTCGACCGGTGAGCTCCTGGCCGTGGCGCAGAACGCCCCGGCCGACCCGCAGGGCGCGATCTCGCTGACCGGCCGGTTCCCGCCGGGCTCCACGTTCAAGATGGCCACCGCCCTCGCGGCGCTGTCCGCGGGGTCGGTGCAGGCGAGCAGTCCCGTCGACTGCCCCGGCACGGCCACCTTCGAGAACCGGACGGTGCCGAACGAGGGCAAGTTCGCCCTCGGTGTCGTCCCGTTGTCCACGGCCTTCGCCAAGTCCTGCAACACGACGTTCGCGAAGCTCTCGACCGAGCTGCCGCCCGCCGCGCTGACCGACGCCGCGCGCGACCTCGGCATCGGCGCCGACTTCGTGATCCCGGGCCTGACCACGATCACCGGCTCGGCGCCGCCGGCGAACACCGTCGCGCAGCGGGCGGAGAACGGGTTCGGCCAGGGCACCGTCGTGACCAGCCCGTTCGGCATGGCGGTCGCCGCCGCGACGGTCCAGGCGGGGAAGATCCCGGTGCCGACGCTGGTACGGGGGCTGGCCGCGACCTCGTCCGGGCTCGGGAAGCCGATCCGGCCGGAGGTGCTCGACGCCCTCCGCGGCATGATGCGCGAGGTCGTCACCGACGGCACGGCGACGCTGCTCAAGCCCCTGCCGGAGGTCCGGGGCAAGACCGGGACGGCCCAGTTCGGCGACGGGACGCACGCGCACGGCTGGTTCGTCGGCTACACCGGTGACCTGGCCTTCGCGGTGCTGACCACCGACGCGGGGACGTCCAGACCCGCCGTCGAGGCCGCCCAGCGCTTCCTGGCGGGGCTCGGCTAG
- a CDS encoding FadR/GntR family transcriptional regulator, translating to MPLATTRRAGLVDQVIEQLRDAVTQGEWPIGQRIPTEPELAGQLGVGRNTVREAVRALAHTGLLEVRQGDGTYVRATSEVSGAIRRLCGSELREVLQVRRILEVEGARLAARSRTDEEVTELRSLLERRNLELRERHWEDFARLDAEFHFAVVQSGHNTLLTEMYRGLTEVITASVAATSNVTPGGEYLPEIGHEGLAEAIADGDADRAASEACGFLDELLARVEQDES from the coding sequence GTGCCATTGGCCACCACGCGCCGTGCCGGCCTGGTCGATCAGGTCATCGAGCAGCTGCGTGACGCCGTCACGCAGGGAGAATGGCCCATCGGGCAGCGGATTCCGACCGAACCGGAGCTGGCAGGACAGCTCGGGGTCGGGCGCAACACCGTCCGTGAGGCCGTTCGCGCGCTGGCGCATACCGGGCTGCTCGAAGTCCGGCAGGGCGACGGCACCTACGTACGGGCCACGAGCGAGGTCTCGGGCGCCATCCGGCGGTTGTGCGGTTCGGAACTGCGCGAGGTGCTGCAGGTGCGGCGCATCCTCGAAGTCGAGGGCGCCCGGCTCGCTGCGAGATCGCGGACCGATGAGGAGGTCACCGAGCTCCGCTCACTGCTAGAACGCCGCAATCTCGAACTGCGGGAGCGCCACTGGGAGGACTTCGCCCGTCTCGACGCGGAATTCCACTTCGCCGTCGTCCAAAGTGGACACAACACCCTGCTGACCGAGATGTACCGCGGGCTCACCGAGGTGATCACGGCCAGCGTGGCCGCGACGTCGAACGTGACGCCGGGCGGCGAGTACCTGCCGGAGATCGGCCACGAAGGGCTCGCCGAGGCCATCGCCGACGGCGACGCCGACCGGGCCGCCTCCGAGGCGTGCGGTTTCCTCGACGAGCTGCTCGCCAGGGTGGAGCAGGACGAGAGCTGA
- a CDS encoding CynX/NimT family MFS transporter — protein sequence MRVDSREPVSPFDDRLELEGAIETEWRPGVISGGVLLGVAVVLVALNLRPAITSVGPILGEMRDDLGATATWAGVLTTLPGLCFAAAGLAAPALARRFGVGAAIASALSVLAVGLVLRVIDGPYVVLGGTLVATAGIALANVLIPVVIKDSFPARVGMMTGVYTAALQGGGALGSALTPPLENAFGGWRQGLGAWSVLAVLALLVWILAARGTGRATVAEAGKQGSGRSLLRSPLAWMVTLFFGTQAFLAYVVMGWLPEVMIDAGVSKGDSGLLLGLISLIAVPISLVVAPMAARHRSQSPWIVGLGVFGFAGMVGMMIAPAASPLLWCLLIGLGMSVFSLALTVIALRARTGADTARLSGMAQGIGYLMAAVGPFLFGLLHDLTEGWTVPWIMMLVVFVAQMTFGALAGRRRFV from the coding sequence GTGCGTGTCGACTCCCGAGAACCCGTTTCCCCGTTCGATGACCGTCTTGAACTCGAAGGCGCGATCGAAACGGAGTGGCGGCCGGGAGTGATCTCCGGCGGTGTCCTGCTCGGCGTCGCGGTGGTCCTGGTCGCCCTCAACCTGCGCCCGGCGATCACCAGCGTCGGCCCGATCCTCGGCGAGATGCGCGACGACCTCGGCGCCACGGCGACCTGGGCCGGCGTGCTCACCACCCTCCCCGGCCTCTGTTTCGCCGCCGCCGGCCTCGCCGCTCCCGCGCTGGCCCGCCGGTTCGGCGTCGGCGCCGCCATCGCGTCCGCGCTGTCGGTACTGGCCGTCGGCCTGGTGCTGCGCGTGATCGACGGACCGTACGTCGTGCTCGGGGGAACCCTGGTGGCCACGGCGGGAATCGCGCTGGCGAACGTGCTGATCCCAGTCGTCATCAAGGACTCCTTCCCGGCGCGTGTTGGCATGATGACCGGCGTGTACACCGCCGCCCTGCAGGGCGGAGGCGCCCTGGGGTCCGCGCTCACCCCTCCCTTGGAGAACGCGTTCGGCGGCTGGCGCCAAGGTCTGGGCGCCTGGTCGGTACTGGCGGTGCTCGCACTCCTCGTCTGGATTCTCGCAGCCCGCGGTACGGGGCGTGCGACCGTTGCCGAGGCAGGCAAGCAGGGTAGCGGGCGTTCGCTCCTGCGTAGCCCCCTTGCGTGGATGGTCACCCTTTTCTTCGGCACTCAGGCCTTTTTGGCCTACGTCGTGATGGGCTGGCTGCCGGAGGTGATGATCGACGCCGGAGTAAGCAAGGGTGACTCCGGCCTGCTGCTCGGGCTGATCTCGCTCATCGCCGTCCCGATCAGTCTCGTGGTCGCGCCGATGGCCGCGCGGCACCGCAGCCAGAGCCCGTGGATCGTCGGGCTGGGCGTCTTCGGCTTCGCGGGCATGGTCGGCATGATGATCGCCCCGGCCGCCTCGCCGCTGCTCTGGTGTCTCCTCATCGGGCTCGGCATGAGCGTCTTCTCCCTCGCGCTGACGGTGATCGCGCTGCGGGCGCGCACCGGCGCGGACACCGCGCGGCTGTCGGGGATGGCACAGGGCATCGGCTACCTGATGGCGGCCGTCGGGCCGTTCCTCTTCGGGCTCCTCCACGACCTCACCGAGGGCTGGACCGTGCCCTGGATCATGATGCTCGTGGTCTTCGTCGCGCAGATGACCTTCGGCGCTCTCGCCGGTCGCCGCCGCTTCGTCTGA
- the dxr gene encoding 1-deoxy-D-xylulose-5-phosphate reductoisomerase has product MTTSRSVLVLGSTGSVGAQALDVAARNPELFRVAGIAAGGSDPAALAAQALAHQVDAVAVSRPTAVEDLQLALYAEAQKRGYSSGDFKLPRIFAGADAVIEMIDTTPVDVVLNALPGSQGLAPTLRALATGATLALANKESLIAGGPLVLAAAKPGQLVPVDSEHSAIAQALRAGRESEVARLVLTASGGPFRGRKREELADVTVEQAMAHPTWSMGPLITINSSTLVNKGLELIEAKLLFDIETDRIDVVVHPQSIIHSMVTFVDGSTIAQASPPDMRLPIALALHWPERVPGAAAACVWDKPASWTFEPLDNEAFPAVELARHAGTVGGCVPAVYNAANEELVAAFLAQNTGFTSIVDTIAQVVEAADEWRREPRDVDDVLAAERWARARAGALIGKGK; this is encoded by the coding sequence ATGACTACCTCGCGAAGTGTGCTCGTGCTCGGTTCGACCGGTTCGGTCGGCGCCCAGGCCCTCGACGTCGCGGCCCGTAACCCGGAGCTGTTCCGGGTCGCCGGGATCGCCGCGGGCGGCTCCGACCCCGCCGCGCTGGCCGCCCAGGCCCTGGCGCACCAGGTCGACGCCGTCGCCGTCAGCAGGCCGACGGCCGTGGAAGACCTGCAGCTCGCGCTGTACGCCGAGGCGCAGAAGCGCGGCTACTCCAGCGGCGACTTCAAGCTCCCGCGCATCTTCGCCGGGGCCGACGCGGTCATCGAGATGATCGACACCACCCCGGTCGACGTCGTCCTCAACGCCCTTCCCGGTTCCCAGGGGCTCGCGCCGACGCTGCGCGCGCTGGCCACCGGAGCCACGCTCGCGCTCGCGAACAAGGAGTCGCTGATCGCGGGCGGGCCGCTCGTGCTGGCCGCCGCCAAGCCAGGGCAGCTGGTCCCGGTCGATTCCGAACACTCTGCGATCGCGCAGGCCCTGCGCGCCGGCCGCGAGTCCGAGGTCGCCAGGCTGGTGCTCACCGCCTCGGGCGGCCCGTTCCGCGGCCGCAAGCGCGAGGAACTGGCCGACGTCACCGTCGAGCAGGCGATGGCGCATCCGACCTGGTCGATGGGCCCGCTCATCACGATCAACTCGTCCACCCTGGTCAACAAGGGGCTGGAGCTGATCGAGGCGAAGCTCCTGTTCGACATCGAGACCGACCGCATCGACGTGGTCGTCCACCCGCAGTCGATCATTCACTCGATGGTGACGTTCGTGGACGGCTCGACGATCGCCCAGGCCAGCCCGCCCGACATGCGGCTGCCGATCGCGCTGGCCCTGCACTGGCCGGAGCGCGTGCCCGGCGCCGCGGCCGCGTGCGTCTGGGACAAGCCCGCGAGCTGGACCTTCGAGCCGCTGGACAACGAGGCTTTCCCCGCCGTCGAGCTGGCCAGGCACGCCGGGACCGTCGGCGGCTGTGTCCCGGCGGTGTACAACGCGGCGAACGAGGAACTGGTGGCCGCTTTCCTGGCACAGAACACCGGCTTCACCTCGATTGTGGACACTATTGCCCAGGTGGTGGAAGCCGCCGACGAATGGCGTCGCGAACCTCGCGACGTGGATGACGTACTTGCTGCCGAGCGCTGGGCTCGCGCGCGTGCCGGTGCGCTGATCGGTAAGGGGAAGTAG